The DNA region tACAAGGTACGTAGTCGGTCATATCGAATACGTTGACGCAACGGGAGGGAAGGAGCAACCGTCGCAGCATTGCCGctttccctctctctttctctgtCTTCTTCTGCCCCCTCTGTCTGTCCCTCTCTCGTCAGCAGCTCCGCTTTCCCCTCCAGTCCActcccgcaccgcaccgccgcaGTTGTCACGTCCGGCGAGCGACTCAAGTGGCcactcgacgccgagacgtGCCAGCCGCCGTTCCATCTCGTCCGAACGCCCACATTCATCGGTCGCTCGCAGCCCGGAGCTCGGTGCTGCGTAGTCCGCTGTGTCTTCAAGGCGGGATCCGGAGCTTTGTGGCTACAGGGCCGCCCTCGCGACCCCGGTACCTGCCCTGGCGCCCTCCTTGCTACCaaggtgcctgcctgcccagACAGCCGAGTTGGATGCGTCCCTGATTCACTGGCCCAGCTCCActgcacacacgcacactcGACACCGGCTTTCTCTCTCCGCAAGCGAATATCTTGCTGCTACTTTGCCTCTTCCTCACTCACTTTGTCTATAATTCCTTCATTCCTTCGACCCCCTCTTGCCCtcggcctgcgccgccttgtGCCGCCCCCCACGTGCAGCATCTTTGGCAAGCAGGCACCCATCGTAATTCCCACCTCAACCCTGttggccagcgccgacgtGCAGCGAGCCGCCTGGTCACCTCCGGCACGAGAACGTTGTGCCCGAGCTTTcggtcgccggcggctcccccacctcgtcgtcgcctctaCGCCGTGTCGCTCGACGGTCCTCGTGTCACCCCGTCATCAGAGGTCAGGTTACTCATGTCTCCCAGAATCACCAGGTCTTCCGCCCGCCAAGCTGCGAGCCAGGCGGCCCAAGCTTCCGACACGCCACCTGCACCCGCTCCGACGACCTCTTCTGCCGCCGCATCCACGCCGCTGGCTCGGAAGCgaaaggcggcgacggacaaGAGTCCCGCTACTCCATCGCAACCAAACTCTTCGGGTCGACGGTCCAAGAGACAGAAGATTCCCGAAGCCCCTGCGCCTGCCGCTCtgccggcccctccccctacGCTCCTCACTCATCCGCGCAGGAAGGGCAAGGCTCCAGCTTCAGCCGATATGGATAGCGCAGAGTAAGTAGCTCCATTGTCATGACTTTTGCGGATCGATTGAACCTAACCTTTTCAGACGCAGCAGCTCCGGTGTGCCTGGCCCCGCAGATGAGTCCCAGAGCACTAGCCAGGCGCCTGTCTCGAGTAGAAAATCTGCCCGAAGTAAGAAGTCAACATCGGTAGCTCAAGGTATGACCTGAATGTGCTTACCCTCCCACATTTaatgactgactgacgatggcgacagGCGAAGGTTCAGCTCCGACACCGGCACCGAGACGACCGAGACGGAACCCGATCATTAGCAATGATCCAGACACGGCCATGAGCGGAACAGATGAGAATAACGACCCGGgccctcccccacccccaccGCCCGTCGAAAGTCCTGCCGATAACGATAGTGACGACCatgatgaggacgacgaggatgctgAAGATCGGGATCATTTCGACGAaaacgaagacgaggaagatgatgaCCCCTTCGGCGGTTTCGGAGGTGCGGGCTTGTCCAACACCCTGCGAGCCCTGACCGGCATGATGTCCGGCCTGTCCGGCCGTCTTCGTGAGCTCCTCAACAACCTACGCCAAGATGACCTGTCCGTTCAGGTCATTGCCCTCCAAGAACTATCGGAAATACTTCTCGTGTCGAACGAGGACAACCTGTCGGGACACTTTTCTCCAGACGCCTTCGTCAAAGAGCTGGTACTACTAATGAACAAGGAAGACAGCCCCGAAGTCATGCTATTGGCATGCCGTTGTCTGGCAAATCTTATGGAAGCGCTGCCAGCAAGTGTGGCCAACGTCGTCTACGGCAATGCGGTTCCCGTTCTTTGCCAGAAGCTCCTCGAGATCTCCTTCATCGACCTGGCCGAGCAGGCTCTCAGCACCCTCGAAAAAATATCGGCAGAGTATCCCTCTAGTATCGTCCGCGAGGGAGGTCTGACGGCTTGTCTGTCTTATCTTGACTTCTTCGCCACGAGCACTCAGAGGACGGCAGTGACCACAGCAGCGAATTGCTGCCGCAACATCCCCGACGACTCTTTCCCCGTGGTAAAGGAGGTCATGCCCATTCTCCTCAACGTTCTCGGTAGCAGCGATCAGCGCGTTGTTGAACAGGCGTCACTCTGTGTTTCTGGCATTGTGGAGAGTTTCAAGTACCAGTCCgcgaagctcgaggagctggtgaGCGTCGATCTGCTCCGTGCAATTCTCAGACTCCTTGTTCCTGGCACGACGAACCTTATCGGATCCAACATCCACACCCAGTTCCTGCGCGTCTTGGCATTCACCGCCCGAGCCAGCCCGCGCCTATCTACCGAGCTCTTCAAGCTTAACGTTGTCGAGACACTGTACCAGATCTTGACTGGCGTCTCGCCACCGAGCGGCACCGATGACGTGGCTTCCAAGTTGGACAGCGTGGTGGTCATGCAGGCTCTTATTCATCGTCCCAGAGAGCAGATCGTGGAGACCCTAAATGTCATTCTGGAGCTTCTTCCTAGCTTGCCGCGCAACGCTGACCCGTCTTATGGGGACTTTGTTGAACTGCATGCGTCCGCAGAGCCAATCACCCCATCCTCGCTTGGCGGCAGAAGCCGGCGCACTCCTAATGATAAGCGGATTGAGCTCTTGGAAAACTGTAAGGAGGAAGTCCGTCGTTTCGCATTGATCATTTTCCCGACATTGACCGATGCATTTTCGAGCACGGTGAACCTAAGCGTTCGCCAAAAGGTTCTCACAGCGCAGCTCAAGATGCTTTCCAATCTGGACAAAGATATTTTGGCCGAAGCCTTGACACCCGTGCCTTATGCCTCTTTTCTCGCATCGATTTTGTCTCAACGGGACCATCCTTCCCTGGTAATGCTCGGCCTTCAGGCGACAGAGCTTCTCCTCAGTCGCCTGGATGATATTTACCGTTACCAGCTGTATCGCGAGGGTGTCATCTATGAGATCAATAAGCTTGCAACTGAAGAAGATTCAGATGAGGACACACAGGATGCCACAGGCGAGAAGAAACCTAAGAAACATCGAAACTCCAGCACCGCTGATGGTGCTTCGGACCATGAGGAGCGCGAgtcggaggacgaggacggcaatGAAAATGAcaatgatgacgatgactCCGAAGACTCCTCGGgagacgatgaggagggcgatgacgaagacgacgagaaTGGCGACCAAGAACATGAGGTGGTCCCAGGAAATCTTTCGCCGGCTAGTTCCAGGGGATCTACTATGTCTCTGGACGTCCCACCTCATCGCTACGTGTCTGATATTCGATCTATGAAGTCCCGCATCCGCGACGTGGCCACAAAATTCCTAGAGACGCACGAAGGCGAAGGACACGGCCAAGCCATGAAATccaaggcgacggccatCCTCAACACTCTCTCGGACCTGGCTGGAGACCTCGAAGACTTTTACCTCAAAAGGACCTCTACCAGTCTTTCCCAACAAGCTGGCAGAGAGCTTTTTGTCAAATTGGCGTCGTATTTCGACACGGACCTGCTTGAAAGCGTGACAAGCGCCGAGCTTCTTGCGTCTGGGCTCGTGCGAACGCTTCTCGAAGTTTTCAGCAATCcggacgaggagcttgcTCGAGCCGCTCAATCCACCTTTTTAGAGGTGTTCATGGGTCACACTCTCAAGTCGAAACCGAAGACGGCCACCGCCGAATCTCCAGCGACACCCTTCAGCGTGATGATACACAAGCTGCAAGACTTGCTCAGTAGGTCGGAGCATTTTGAGGTGATCACTGTGCATCACAATTCTTTCGACGGCAATCGAAGCAGTCCCGCATCGATGCTGGGAAAGCAAATCCGGCTTAGGCTGGTTGCAGACGATGACTCCAACATCCCACGGCCGTACAGGAACATCATGGTGTCTATTCACGCGATCGCCACCTTCAAGTCTCTAGACGATTACCTCCGTCCACGAATCAGTCTGGCAGAGCGTCCCCCAAGCGCGCGTCGAGACGGGCTTGCCAGAGCATTTGCAGCCATTAGTGGTGCTGCCGGTGGCTTGCCTCTGAGCAGtgcagctgccgcccgtctcgttgACCGCAGTCCCTTCTCAGGGCCTCTGATCCCCCCTGTCGGAGGccctccgccggcggcttcgacacCGTCAGGATCGCGGCACTCGCGTCGCTCGAAGAATAGGTCATACCCGCCGGTTCATGATCCCTCCACTCCGGACCAGGCTGCGGGCCCTTCTCGCGAGAAGGGGGCTCTTCGTAGGTCGTCTCGACGTCACGCTGTTTCTGCTGATACCCCTCCaccgccccgcccgccccccgccgatgacgacgacgttcAGAGCACTTTAGAGTGCGCGGACGAGAAGCAGCTGtctgatgaagaagaagaaggtgaTGATACGAGTGCCCTGGACGCCATCGTTggggagctcgacgaggatATGGAAGATGGAGACGAGCCGTTGCATGACCCGTCTGCTGTCAATCTTGAGGTCGCTACTGGTGGCAAGATCACAGCCCGAAAGGAAGACGGTACGCGAGTGCCTACTCCTAGAGGTTCTGGTCTGGCCACACGCACCGGCGGGGTTTCTGGCACCAGCTCCGGACAGGGCACACCGACGCCTTCGACCTCGGCCCCGCGAGCACAGGGCATGTCGTACGCTTCCGCTCTGCAAGCTACGCCACAAGATTGGCACATCGAATTCAGCTTCGACAGCAGGGTCATTCCAAACGAGACGACGATATATCGTGCAGTTCACACTTCGACGGCAACCCCGGACGATCTGCTCAGTCGGAGCATCTGGTCGGCGACTCACCCGATCAAGTTCAGACGAGTTCCTGGTCCACCACCCACAGAGCCTCAGTCGTTCGGCTCCACCACGGATGGTGAGGCAGAAACTGAAAATGGCATTCCGGCATCGCTGGCCAAGAACCCTACGACGTCCTTCATTCTGCGTCTGTTGAATATCCTCCATGAGCTTAATGCCAACATTGAGGACGTCTTGGCCGAGAACCGCAACAGCACCATTAGCCTCAACGTCGAGCCGCCTTCGCAGTTTGTCAACACGAAGCTTACAGCCAAGCTCAACCGTCAACTTGAAGAGCCCCTCATCGTagccagcagctgcttgcCAAGCTGGTCCGAAGACTTGGCGCGCCTATATCCCTTCCTGTTCCCGTTCGAGACTCGACATCTCTTCCTTCAGTCGACGTCCTTCGGATATGCTCGATCGATGGCACGATGGCAGAATGCGCAGTCTGGCGACGACAACCGTCGGGATCGCAACAATGACCGGCCAttcctcggccgcctccagcgccaGAAGGTACGAATCTCGCGCCTCAAGATCCTTGAGTCGGCGCTCAAGGTCATGGATCTGTACGGTGCTTCGCAGAGCATTTTGGAGGTCGAGTACTTTGAGGAGGTCGGCACTGGCCTCGGCCCCACGCTGGAGTTTTACTCGACGGTGTCGAAGGAGTTctccaagaagaagctcaagcTCTGGCGCGAGGTTGACTCTGTTGGGCCTGACGAATTTGTCTCAGGACCCGTTGGACTGTTTCCTCGTCCCCTTAGCCAAGAGGAGCTGTCGGCGCCAAATGGAGAACGCATCCTCCACCTCTTCAAGATGCTTGGAAAGTTTGTGGCACGATCCATGATTGACTCACGGATCGTTGACCTACATTTTAACCCCATTTTCTTCCGCATTGGAGATGGTCCTTCCACGGGTGTGAAGCCGTCCCTAGGCGCAGTCAAACTTGTTGACCCAGGCTTGGCGCGCTCGCTCAAGGTCATCAAAAAGTTTGCTCTCGCAAAGAAGGAGATTGACGAAGACGCAAAGCGATCTCCCGCGCAGAAGGTGGCCGACACGACAGACCTCGTCGTAGATAacgtccgcctcgaggaTCTTTGCCTCGACTTCACGCTGCCAGGGTACCCCAGCATCGAGCTCGAGGATAACGGGTCCCACAAGCGAGTTACTATGGAGAACGTGGAGGCCTACTTGGACAAGGTCATCGACATGACCCTTGGCTCAGGTGTGCGCCAGCAGGTGGATGCTTTCCGTTCGGGCTTCTCGCAGGTCTTCCCCTACTCAGCCCTGAGCGCTTTCACTCCCGATGAACTTGTCAGCTTGTTCGGCAAGGTGGACGAGGATTGGTCCCTTGAAAGTACGTTTTTTGTTTGTGTTATTTGTATGTCGATGGCATTTGCTAACCTGCTTCCAGCCCTCACCGACTCCATCAAAGCCGATCACGGCTACAATATGGACAGCCGAAGCGTCAAGAATCTCCTGCAGACAATGGCCAGTTTTGACACGCCGCAGCGTCGAGACTTCTTGCAGTTTACTACCGGTAGCCCAAAGCTTCCGATTGGAGGTATGTAGTTCCTTTCCCATCTCTTCATATCCACTCTCGCTAAAACATGTCGATAGGTTTCAGGAGCTTGACCCCCATGTTCACCGTGGTGTGCAAGCCCAGCGAGCACCCGTATACGTCTGACGACTACCTACCCAGTGTCATGACCTGCGTGAACTACCTGAAGCTACCCGACTACACTACGGTCGATATTATGAGGAAGCAGCTATTCACAGCCATGAAGGAAGGACAGGGTGCCTTCCATCTGTCGTAAATGTGGCAACAGTTGAAGGAGATTAAAAGCCGCTGAAGGAACTCCTGATGTCAGGTTTAGAGGAGCCAGTCTCCCGCATGTATCATGAAGGACAATAGGAACGCTGCATTCCGGGGCGCCTGTAACGAAGGGGGTGCCATTTCAGAATTATACTTGTGCACCGCACAAGACTAACAAGGACATAGGAACTACTCGGGAAGGAGAAAGCGCAAAAAGCAAAGGTGATAGACAGGTTCATGGCTCTGCGGGCATGCTTTGTTGGTAAGGCGAAACGGTAGTTTCTATGGATTCCTTGTTGCCGGGCCGGAGAGGGCATGTCCCGGACTCGCAGAAGTATCGATGTATAGGCAGAACAATGAGAGAAATTGGTCACTTGAGTTTGCGAACTAATATTGCGTTGTGAAAGCTACTCCGACACGAAGGGCGGAATATAGCGGTACTTGCGCCGGTTCTAATATTCGTTCATATTCTCACAACGGTTGCGCTTTTGATGCCAAGTAAATATAGTTGCCGCAATGCTGCAATGGAAGATCTCCGACCCAAAGAAATTATTCGCCCGCATACAGCCCGACTGACGGCAGTTGCAGTGTACATCTTCCTCCCGGTACCAACCCGGCCCCATTTCACAGCGgcacatcatcgtcgtccgagtcccAAATCTCACGCGCagaggtggcggcgccggcgcctgaTTTCGCAAACgcggggggcagcggcggcggggggagcCCGTCGCGGAGGAGGCTGTCTGGCAGCATCTGGCTCTTGGTGAGGAgctgggaggaggcgggcagggaggaggaggaggaggggagtGGCAAGTCTCCCggctggaggaggggagaggtAGGGGAGCAGGGGGGCATGGAGACGAGGGAggcgccgtggtcgaggAAGTGgaggctgttgttgctggagGACGGTTGCTGAgggggcggctggtggtggtggtgaggcgagcgcgcggtggtggtgtttggcGTGGTGCGtaggcgacgatggcgcgctggaggagcgTTGTGGTGGAGGTGGGGTCGGGGGTGGGATTGTTCGGGCGAAGATGGCTGGGATGCGGTCGTTGCTTGAGAGGGCCGGATGGTTGTAGTGGTAGTGGacgtggtagtggtggtcGTCGCGGAAGTGTACCTGGCTTGGCGCGGAGTTCTGAGACGTCGGGCGGAAGAGGATGAGGCCGCaaaggcgggcggcggcggcggcggcggaggaggcttGATGGATGAGGAAGGGGGCTCGCCAAGGCGGGGAGTCGTGCCCTCGCCAACCCGGGGTGAGGTGCCGTTTTGATCCTCTtggccatcgtcgagggGCGTCGACGGGATGAACTGCGTGGAGTAGGCGATGTCGCTGTGAATCTGGGCAGTGACCTGCTGCGAGACGGTGAGGCTGCCAGAAGGCGTCTGCCCCCTGCCGGAGGGTAGCGGTTGTTCGGGAGGCTCGGCATGGGTGGTGCCCGCCTCCGcgaccgcctcctcgtccgagtctgaagctcgctcctcctcggcgtcgtcgccaaaaAGGGCGTGCCTCAGGTTCCAAAGGAGTTGGCCGATCATCGCTGGTGGCAGGTAGACGTATTTTCCGATAGCCTCGCTTTTGTCCAACCAGCCTTCCTCACGCATGTCGGGTTCCGCAACGGGGTTGTTGAGCTGGTACACCTGCCGGACGTAGTACCGCCATGAGCCCCTTGAGCCAGTCACAGGGATAGGCAGCGGTTCCCCGTCGGGGGGATAGGGTTCGACGCAAGCCATGTACCGCAGCATCGAGCGCTCAAGGAGCCAGAAGCGGACTACTTGCGTGGGGATCTTGAACGGCAtgacgacgtggacgacgTGGCCGCTCACCAGCGGCTCGAGCTGCACGGTGGAcaaggggaggaggatgtcGGAGCGCGGCGTAGGAGGGGCCAGGGACTGGAGGATAGTGACGTGGACGCGCTGGGACTCGAACGGCTGGCTTTGGCGGGGCTGCGAGGGTGACACCGGGTGATAAAGGGGCTTGCGAATGGGCTTGGTGCTTGGCTTGGCGGCTGACGGCTCCTGTCGCGAACGGGACTCCTGATGTTCGGAgggtggcggccgtggaAGGGTCGCTGGGGGGCAACTGACGGCCTggggggcggcgctcgacgactgctcggagatggaggagagAGATGACGACGATCGGGCAGGGACAGAAACCGGCCTCCCGAGAGACTGTTGCAATGCTTCGCTTGATGCCAGTTCACTCATGACAAGTTGCGTCTCAGCACCCACTACGAAATGGTGCTCGTCGCGATCCCGTGCCTCTTCGAGCTCACCGCCTCCTCGCATGCTTTCTTCTGCGTCGAAGCCCTCATCTTCCTCATCCGAATCGGGAATTTCGGACAATCCGCCCACGGCTTTCTTGGGTGACTTATCGGTGTTGACTTTGTCGGGAGACGTGCTCACGCGTCCAGCCGCGGAGCTGGCTCCTAGCTTAGCACTGGGGTcccgtcctggccgccgaggggccTCCATCGGCGTGGCCGCAGCAGAGGCATCTGCCTTCTGACTGGCCTTGTGCTGGCTTCgagtcggcgacgcccagctgcCCGTCGTGGCGAATGAATCCTGTATGACCATGGCCGGCTTACGCCGCGTGGGtgtggcgtcgaggtgcttCGGCACGCCTGtcagctgcagcggcggcggcgcggtgggcgAGGCACGGTCCTTGAGTGGAGAGGTTTGCGCATCCGGGGCCCCGTAGCGGTCGATGAGCGTCGTACAGGGAGAGTCCAGGACCTTGCTGGAGTCATTTTCGCCAAGGCAGGGGGTAGTGCCGGCGTCGGTGGTGCGCTTCACGGGTGTCTGCGGTATCACAGACTCCTCTCTAGACGGACACGCCGGCCCCTGACTGGACTTGCTGGTTCTCGGCTTCTGAGGCGATGGGGGCGCGGATCTGCGCTGTCGAGTCCTGGATCGTCGCACACTGGGACTTCCCGGTTCGCCGAGCCACTCCATGAAGCCGTCATCGTTTCCCTTGTCGCCTTCGTCTTCGCTCGGaacgaggccaaggtcgtcgccctcgtcgtctgagTCGGCAATGAAGGACCGTTGGCCGAGAAATTGCGTCAAGGTCTGTGTATGATACTttgatgacgatgaaggtGCATCCCCCACGGTCCTCCGACGCGAAGTCCTGCTGTCCTTGACGCTCTTTGGCCTACTTGCCGTGTTCTCGGGGATATCATCGCCTAGCGTTCGCCTGCGCTTCGATTTCATGTCCGTCGCGCCGGTGGATGGCCTctttctccttctcctcctcgacacgggtacgggctcgtcgtcatcgtcgccgtcgccgtcgcccccgccgtccccTTGCACGCGTACCGTCGccctggccttggccttccCCTTGGCTCGACTTTTTGGATTTCTATTCTCCttgtcgtcaccgccgctgTCCTGCTTCTCGGGAACGTGCGGCCGTGTTGTTTCGTCCTCGCTGTCCGTCAAGGTAAtgacatcgtcgccgccatcatcgtcgccgtcgaagctCGAGACAAAGTCAATCTGCGTGAGCGTCTGCTGTCGTAGGGAGGGCGTGTGTAACGAGGTCCGTCGGCCGTACGTGCGGATCTTCttgcgccgcgacgggaaCTGCACTTGCTgcagcgcgggcgacgagttGTACACACGGTTCGGGGGAGGCACGCCGCGGGAACGCGTCTcgggggccatggcggccccGCGTGTATGTGCCCGGTATGTGCTCGGGGGCTGCAGTTATTACCGTTGGGTttcgtcgttgtcgtcgccgtttgAGGCTGGAGAGGGTAACTGTTTGAGTATAGGTATGGGATGGGGTCGTGGACGATGGCGTGTGCGCGTGGCCGTCGTTCAGCGGCCGGCTTACACGAAGAGGTGGAAAGGGCTGGACAGGATGACAGTGGGAGTTTGGTGGAGGTTGCTGGAGCATGGAGTGGCGTTGAGGGTCGCGACGCGTTAAGTGGGACGCGTGCAGCAgctgggtaggtaggtaccttacctaaCTAAAGTACCTATACCTAGaggtactgtacgtactGCCAATTTAGCGCCTGAGTTACTACTAATGCTTTATATAAAGAAGTCTCAAGCATATGGGACCGTGATGGGCGCAACCAATTCTTGCGCTCACCTTCACATCGTAGCAATAGTTTGAGCGTGCAGACACTGTCACGGGCCGTCTGAACAGAGGCATGAGATACATTTGTCCCTTCACTGCTGCCAGCCCGAAGCACTGCCAGTTTTGCCTCCTCTTGTTCAAACGCGCTCCATCTCATCTTCATGATATTGTACAACggcttgctcgtcgtcgctgtccgcGATCGCTCTTCTCCGTCATACACAGTCAAGCAGCGGACCAAACCCTTCCACTCCCTCGTCCATATACGTCCCGCATGAATGTTAAAAAAAGGCAACAGAACCTCCTGCAATGCTCACGTGTCCATCGCCACCGTCATGGCCTCGTCACCTCAGCGAAAGGCGGCCTTGACATCGGCTCGGGGCCACTCAAACGCCACCTCACCCCCGTACACATCCGTCGTCACGCGTCCTATCCGGCTCTCCACCCCATTGTAAAAGGTCTCGCATTCCCTCGTCACGTTCTGCACGAGGCCGCGGCTCAGAGCggggtcgtcggcgtcaccgaAATGCTTCTCGACCCGCTTGCGCAGTGCCTCGATGCCCTTGCGTACCTCCTTGGAGTCGTAGTAGCTGAGGATCTTGTTGAAGATGAGCTTGCTGTTGGAGGGCTGCCCGGCGATGGCCGCAGGCGACTTGCCCGTCTGAATTTGCGCTTCGATGTTTTCCAGGTGATCCAGCAGCTTGCCCAGCGGACGGCGCATGATAGCGTTCAGGTAGAGGCCCATGTGCTCATGGTATTCCCGACTTGCCTGCTCCTTCCAGTCCTCAAGTACTTCGAGACCACGGgtgtccgtctcctcgatgaAATGATTCATGTTTTCGATCAACAAGATGTGGAAGTTGAGCGcttccttgtcctcgggATCCGCGGCACCGctcgcgacgcccgcggcagGGTGCTCTCGGGCGATGACCATGAGCGAGTCGAACATGGACTTGAGTATGCGGTCGTATTCGCGGTCGATGGTGCGGCGAAGTGCCAGGTTCgtgtcgatgccgacaaGCATATTCTCGACTGCGGCCATGAACGCCGGGAAGACGCGGATAAAGGATATTACACCCTTGCGCTTGTTAATCTTGACCTTTGTCTCTTCGATGGCGCGGATCTGCTCATCGACGAATTTATGGAATCGGCCCTCCAACAGGCTGTGCAACCTCTGAAGAAGGGCGTTGAGGTAGTCTTGGTTGGACTGGGCCATTTCCGACATCTTCTTctcgagcacggcgagaACACCGATACCTTGTCTGAGGACTGGTCAGCATATAGAACGATCAAGGTACCAAAGGGGTTAACTGACAATGGATCTTGCCCAATGACCCACTCCATCAAGCGTTGCAGTTCGGACTCGAGGAAGGCAAAGATGACCTCCATGGACCTAGTCACACGGCGAGCAAGCTCCCTGTCGGGCTCCATGAGGCGATGGCGCTTCAGGTCCCCACCGCGGCGGTTGCGAGGAGGGCTAGCCGCAACAGCATCCGGGAAATCAACCTGCTCCAACGTCGAGGCGTGGAAGAAGTCGGTGACAAAGTTTTGCTCTATCTCCACGAGCGGCAGGAGATCGTCCAGCACCCCGGCAAAGACCTCGTACGGGAAGCTCCTCGAGTCCGATCCGCCCTTTTCTGCCGCTTGCGCTCGATTGCCTCCGTCAGCCAGGGGCGATCTGAGAGCTCTTGCCAATGTCTGGCTGCGCTTGACCGTCAGCTTccgcgcggccgtcgcgacgCCTTCTTGCTGCTTCTCCACTTGTGATGAGAagagcagctcggcgtcctcgcccgtcaTCTTGCGAGCATTCTTGCGCCAGATAGCCACGACGTTTTGAAACTGCGACTTGTACACAGGATGGCTCTTGTCCTGATAAATTTGCACCAGTCTGTTCCAGTTGTCCAAGTCTGCATCCCTGGCGTACAGCATCAAGGGGCTGTATTTCCAGAGCAGGTCGCGGCCTGCGTCGTAGTTGGACGGATCGACCTTCTTCGCCAGCGCGCCTTCGAGCGACCGCTTCGTCTCGGTGTACGCCTCGTCAAATTGACGAGCCATGACTTCGAGGAGTCGTCGCATGAAGAAGGCATTCTCCTGAAGATACATATCCTTCTTTTCTTGCACAATGCGCATTTGCCCATAGTCGCTGTTGAGACCAAGGGCTCGGTCAGAGTCCAATGCGGTGCCAGCCGGTGGCGTCGCATCGTTGGTGCCAATGGACGGATCCATCTTGCTCATAGCCTTGAAGAGCGTCACAAGGGCAGTTTCGACCTCTTCCAAGCCCCGCACATCCTCGAGCGGCGCCAGTCGAAGTGCCTCGAGGTCTGACGAGGTGATGGCGCAGGTTTCGAGGAGGGATTCGAGCTCTTTCTTCAGCAGCTTCTGGTTTGCAGTCTGCACCTGAAGACCCTGACCCTGAGCTTCAATGTAGGCAATGTCGTCGGATAGAGT from Purpureocillium takamizusanense chromosome 3, complete sequence includes:
- the UFD4 gene encoding HECT-type E3 ubiquitin transferase (COG:O~BUSCO:EOG092609O9~EggNog:ENOG503NWRE), with product MAERTSAGDNEARLASSPSTAPAAAGPTRITRSSARQAASQAAQASDTPPAPAPTTSSAAASTPLARKRKAATDKSPATPSQPNSSGRRSKRQKIPEAPAPAALPAPPPTLLTHPRRKGKAPASADMDSAERSSSGVPGPADESQSTSQAPVSSRKSARSKKSTSVAQGEGSAPTPAPRRPRRNPIISNDPDTAMSGTDENNDPGPPPPPPPVESPADNDSDDHDEDDEDAEDRDHFDENEDEEDDDPFGGFGGAGLSNTLRALTGMMSGLSGRLRELLNNLRQDDLSVQVIALQELSEILLVSNEDNLSGHFSPDAFVKELVLLMNKEDSPEVMLLACRCLANLMEALPASVANVVYGNAVPVLCQKLLEISFIDLAEQALSTLEKISAEYPSSIVREGGLTACLSYLDFFATSTQRTAVTTAANCCRNIPDDSFPVVKEVMPILLNVLGSSDQRVVEQASLCVSGIVESFKYQSAKLEELVSVDLLRAILRLLVPGTTNLIGSNIHTQFLRVLAFTARASPRLSTELFKLNVVETLYQILTGVSPPSGTDDVASKLDSVVVMQALIHRPREQIVETLNVILELLPSLPRNADPSYGDFVELHASAEPITPSSLGGRSRRTPNDKRIELLENCKEEVRRFALIIFPTLTDAFSSTVNLSVRQKVLTAQLKMLSNLDKDILAEALTPVPYASFLASILSQRDHPSLVMLGLQATELLLSRLDDIYRYQLYREGVIYEINKLATEEDSDEDTQDATGEKKPKKHRNSSTADGASDHEERESEDEDGNENDNDDDDSEDSSGDDEEGDDEDDENGDQEHEVVPGNLSPASSRGSTMSLDVPPHRYVSDIRSMKSRIRDVATKFLETHEGEGHGQAMKSKATAILNTLSDLAGDLEDFYLKRTSTSLSQQAGRELFVKLASYFDTDLLESVTSAELLASGLVRTLLEVFSNPDEELARAAQSTFLEVFMGHTLKSKPKTATAESPATPFSVMIHKLQDLLSRSEHFEVITVHHNSFDGNRSSPASMLGKQIRLRLVADDDSNIPRPYRNIMVSIHAIATFKSLDDYLRPRISLAERPPSARRDGLARAFAAISGAAGGLPLSSAAAARLVDRSPFSGPLIPPVGGPPPAASTPSGSRHSRRSKNRSYPPVHDPSTPDQAAGPSREKGALRRSSRRHAVSADTPPPPRPPPADDDDVQSTLECADEKQLSDEEEEGDDTSALDAIVGELDEDMEDGDEPLHDPSAVNLEVATGGKITARKEDGTRVPTPRGSGLATRTGGVSGTSSGQGTPTPSTSAPRAQGMSYASALQATPQDWHIEFSFDSRVIPNETTIYRAVHTSTATPDDLLSRSIWSATHPIKFRRVPGPPPTEPQSFGSTTDGEAETENGIPASLAKNPTTSFILRLLNILHELNANIEDVLAENRNSTISLNVEPPSQFVNTKLTAKLNRQLEEPLIVASSCLPSWSEDLARLYPFLFPFETRHLFLQSTSFGYARSMARWQNAQSGDDNRRDRNNDRPFLGRLQRQKVRISRLKILESALKVMDLYGASQSILEVEYFEEVGTGLGPTLEFYSTVSKEFSKKKLKLWREVDSVGPDEFVSGPVGLFPRPLSQEELSAPNGERILHLFKMLGKFVARSMIDSRIVDLHFNPIFFRIGDGPSTGVKPSLGAVKLVDPGLARSLKVIKKFALAKKEIDEDAKRSPAQKVADTTDLVVDNVRLEDLCLDFTLPGYPSIELEDNGSHKRVTMENVEAYLDKVIDMTLGSGVRQQVDAFRSGFSQVFPYSALSAFTPDELVSLFGKVDEDWSLETLTDSIKADHGYNMDSRSVKNLLQTMASFDTPQRRDFLQFTTGSPKLPIGGFRSLTPMFTVVCKPSEHPYTSDDYLPSVMTCVNYLKLPDYTTVDIMRKQLFTAMKEGQGAFHLS